The Bacillaceae bacterium IKA-2 DNA window TTTTTGTTTGCCCCTCAAATTGTGGATCAGGCATTTTTATTGAAATAATGGCGGTTAAACCTTCTCTTACATCATCACCAGTTAAGTTAGCATCGACATCTTTAAATAAATTATTTTTACGAGCATAATCATTAATAACACGTGTCAACCCAGTTTTAAATCCCGATTCATGGGTTCCACCTTCATGGGTAGAAATGTTATTAGCAAAGGAATAAATATTACTCGTATAACTATCATTGTATTGAACTGCTACCTCAACTGCTATTCCATCTTTTTCAGCTTCAATAAAAATTGGTGGATCATGTAAAACTTCACGTGTTCGGTTCAAATGTTCAACAAATGAAGCAATCCCACCTTCATAGTAATACTCTTTCTGTTTGCCATCTTCTCGTTTATCTTCAATAATTATTGTTAAACCACGATTTAAAAATGCTAATTCTCTTAAACGGGTTGCTAAAATATCAAATTCATATTCAATCGTCTCTGTAAATATTTCTTTATCTGGTAGAAAACGAATTTTTGTTCCACGTAACTCTGTTTTTCCTATTACAGTAAGATCGGCATTAGGTGCCCCACAATGATATTTTTGGTAGTAAATATTACCATCTTTATGAACTTCTATCTCTAAAGTGCTTGATAATGCATTTACAACAGAAGCCCCAACACCATGAAGTCCACCTGAAACTTTATAGCCTCCACCACCAAATTTACCACCGGCATGAAGAACAGTCATAATAACTTCTACTGCTGGCCTACCCATTTTTTCATGAATTCCAACCGGTACACCACGACCATTATCTACAACAGTAATACTGTTATCTTCCTCAATCGTGACAGTTATTTTATCACAATGACCTGCTAATGCTTCATCGATACTATTATCTACAATTTCCCATACTAAATGGTGTAGTCCACGACTACTAGTTGATCCTATATACATTGATGGGCGCTTTCTTACCGCTTCTAAACCTTCTAACACTTGAATTTGACTTGCATCATATGCCTGAGATTGTTGTTCCATTGTCAATTTCCTTCACCCGCAATTCTTAATTTATAGATCCTCAATATCTTTAACAAAATCAGCTCTTCTTTTTAATGTTCCAGATGAAATAGGGGAAAAATAAATTTGATCTTTTGTAATTACGATAGCCTTTGTTGTATCCATTTTTTTTTCCTCTTCTTGGTTTTTTTCCATTTGAAAGTTGAGGAAACTCTCAGTTATTTCCGAAGTTTCTTTAACTTGCTTATCTAATATGGCAATAATATCTTTGGAACGGATCACTGTATCTCCACCTAAATGAATAAACACCTTTTCACCTCATTTCATTCTTTCAATATTACCCTTTTCTACCATATACGTTGAAGCTTCTTTTAATGTCTGATGATCAATACCGGCAACACTTGTAGTCGTAACAAACGTTTGAACTTTTCCTTTTATTGTATTTAGTAGATGAGATTGTCGATAATCATCCAGTTCTGACAAAACATCATCTAGTAATAAAATTGGATATTCGCCAATTTTTTCATAAATTAATTCTAACTCTGCCATTTTTATTGAAAGAGCTGTTGTCCGTTGTTGGCCTTGTGACCCATACGTTTGAACATCTCTATTATTCACAAAAAATAAAAGATCATCTCGGTGAGGCCCAATTAATGAAGTGCCTCTCTCTATTTCCTTCTCTTTCATTTTAGAAAAATTTTCTTCTAGCACTTGTTCTATTTTCGACAATTCTGCAGTTTCTGATACCTTAATAGATGGTTTATATTCAATCCTTAATTCTTCAGTGTTTCTACTAATATCTTTATGAATTGGTTTTGCCCATTTTTCCAGCATACGCACAAACTCAAAACGCTTCATAATTACTTTTCCAGCATTTTCAATAAGCTGATAAGTTAATATATCTAGCACACCATTATCTTTCTTTTTTCTTTGCATATCTTTTAATAAAAAATTTCTTTGTTGTAATATTTTTTGATATAGAGCCAAATGATAAAGGTAAACAGAATTAATTTGTCCAATCTCCATATCAATGAATCTCCTACGTACTTGAGGACTTCCCTTAACAAGAGTTAAATCCTCTGGTGCAAACATAACGATATTTAAAGCCCCAATATACTCACTTAATTTCCGCTGCTCTAAACGATTTAGTTTTACCTTTTTTCCTTTTGTAGAAATAATCACTGATAAAGTAAAAGGACCAGTCTTTTTTTCAGCGCTACCTTCTATTTTAGCATATTCTTGGTCCCAATAGATAAGCTCTTTGTCACGAGTAGTTCGATGTGATTTGGCTAACCCAAGAACATAAATAGATTCCATTATATTCGTTTTACCTTGAGCATTTTCTCCTAAAATAACATTTACACTATTTTCAAAGGAAACTCTCTCATGACAATAATTTCGATAATTTATTAATGTTAATTCATTTATATGCAAAAAGTTTCCCTCACTTTAGTAAGAAAAGCGCAAGGCGCCTGCTCCTGCGGTTACTCGTCGCAAAACCTGCTAAGTAGTAACGCAAAGATGTGTCTTGGAGCTAGACAGACACGAAAATTATATACTTTATTTTCTTCCAATCTCAACTTTCACTTCCAACAATTCTAAAAGTTCCATGAGAAGGAATAGTAATTAGATCTCCACTGAATAACTTTTTACCTCTTCTCGCTTCAAGCTCATTATTTAAAAATAGTTTATGTTCACTTAAAAACCACTTTGCCATTCCACCAGTATCAATAATACCAACTTCTTTTAGCATTTTTCCTAATGTTATGTAATCAGATGAAATAGTTACTTCGGTTTCCAATGCATGGCCCTTCTTTCTTCACTAAAATTGATTCTTAAATCCGTGCATCTTATTTTACTTCCTAAACTACATTGTACTAAACTCGATTAACTAACACAATTCAATCTACTAAAACATATTAAAAAGTTAATTAATTAGTTAAGTAACATCGAGTAGCCTATCAATAAAAAAGCTACCAGAATTGTTATTAATTCAAAGGTAGCTTTTTTAAAAGTTAAGTAAAGTATAGAATTTCCGTCTCTGTCTAGCTTCAAGACAACATCCTTGAGTTGCTTCATAGCTGATTTTGCGACGAGCGGCTTTTCTAATTATCTTTACTTTTTAATAAGTTCGAACAGGAGAAAATAGATGTAATGTATTTTCGTGATCTACTGGTCTCAATAAGAATGGGCTCATTGCACCTGTAAAAGAAATTTTAATTTCATTACTATCAATAATTTTTAAGCTATCAATAATATTTTTTCCATTAAATGAAATTCTTAGATCTTCACCAGTTAATTGTTTTGTACTGATTCTCTCAGTTACTTTTCCAATTTCTGGAGTTACTGAAGTGATTTCAATAATACTATCTTCTAATGTTTTTAAATTAACAACATTATTTTTTCCATCGTGGGAAAGTAAAAGTGCTCTTTCGATTGCTTGTAAAAATCCCTTTGTTTCTAATAGGACATCAGTTTTTGAATGATCTGGAATCATATTTTGTGTAGCTGGATAATTCCCATCTAAAAGCCTTGAAAAAAATAATAAATTTTTTGATTTAAATAAAATTTGGTTTTCTGTAACAACAATATTGAGAAGGTCATTATTATCTTCAAGAATTTTACTTAATTCAATTAAACTTTTTCCAGGTATAACAACATTTTTAAAAGTTAAATTTTCTAGATTTGTTTCGATGGTAGCTTTTCTCAATGCTAAACGATGACTATCTGTTGCAGTACAGGTTAACATCTTATTTTCCAATTGCCAGTTTACACCTGTCAAGATAGGTCGCGTTTCTGCACTGGATACTGCAAATACAGTTTGTCTAATAATATTTTTTAATAAATCATTTTGGATTTGAAAAATATTTTCCTCTTCAATTTGTGGTAAACGTGGATACTCCTCAGGATCTATACCATTTAAATTAAAAACTGATGAACCAGAACGTAATATTGTCGAAAATTGATCTTGTACAATTATTTCTATTTTATCTCCTGGCAGTTTTTTTACAATTTCTGCAAAAACTTTTGCTTGAAGAATAATACTACCTTCTTCAACAATCTGAACAAATTGAATCCCATCTTCTTCGATGGGAATGAAACATTCAATCGAAATATTTGAATCGCTCCCCGTTAACGTAACTCCTTCGTGATCAGCAACTATTTTTATTCCTGTTAAAATTGGAACTGTTGTTCTTGAAGAGATCGCTTTTGAAACATGGTTTACACTGTGAACAAATTGATCCCTATTAATGACAAACTGCATTATATACCCTCCTTAAAGCTTTGGAACTGATTTCTTTTTTAGAAGAAAAATTTAAAAGAAAAACTTATATATATTTATTATTATTTAAATAAAAAGTAGTAGTAATAGTAGTAGTGCTTGTGGATTTGTGGATAAGTAGGAAAGTGACATGGCAAATATAGTTTTACACATGTTGATAAACTGTTTGTAAGTCTACCCCTTTTATTAACAATTTACCGGATAAATTAATTTTTAATTTTGAGCTGTTCTTTAATTTCCTCAAGTCTTTTTTGAAATTCTAAATCACTTCCAAGTAGTCTGGAAATTTTTTCATGAGCATGAATGACTGTTGTGTGGTCTCTACCACCAAACTCAATACCTATTTTTGGTAATGAAAATTCTGTAAGCTCTCTCGATAAGTACATTGCTATTTGCCTTGGAAATGCGATACTTTGTGTTCTTTTTCGGGCTTTAAAATCATCAAACTTAACACTATAATGCTCTCCAACTACACGTTGAATATCACGAATTGTAATTACTTTAGGTTTTGAGTTTGGAACAATATCTTTTAAGGCAATAGCTGCTAAATCGGCATTCATATCTTTATTAATTAAAGATGAATAGGCAACTACTCGGATAAGTGCGCCTTCTAA harbors:
- the gyrB gene encoding DNA topoisomerase (ATP-hydrolyzing) subunit B, giving the protein MEQQSQAYDASQIQVLEGLEAVRKRPSMYIGSTSSRGLHHLVWEIVDNSIDEALAGHCDKITVTIEEDNSITVVDNGRGVPVGIHEKMGRPAVEVIMTVLHAGGKFGGGGYKVSGGLHGVGASVVNALSSTLEIEVHKDGNIYYQKYHCGAPNADLTVIGKTELRGTKIRFLPDKEIFTETIEYEFDILATRLRELAFLNRGLTIIIEDKREDGKQKEYYYEGGIASFVEHLNRTREVLHDPPIFIEAEKDGIAVEVAVQYNDSYTSNIYSFANNISTHEGGTHESGFKTGLTRVINDYARKNNLFKDVDANLTGDDVREGLTAIISIKMPDPQFEGQTKTKLGNSEARTITDSVFSECFAKFLGENPAISKKIIEKGLMAARARDAAKKARELTRRKSALDIGSLPGKLADCSSKDASISEIYIVEGDSAGGSAKQGRDRHFQAILPLRGKIINVEKARLDKILANTEIRSMITAFGTGIGEEFDISKARYHKIIIMTDADVDGAHIRTLLLTFIYRYMKPLIENGYIYIAQPPLYKVQQGKRIEYAYNEKEMIAIFEQLAETPKPITQRYKGLGEMNPTQLWDTTMDPSVRTVLQVTLEDAIKADETFETLMGDKVEPRRDFIQENAIYVKNLDI
- a CDS encoding DUF370 domain-containing protein, whose translation is MFIHLGGDTVIRSKDIIAILDKQVKETSEITESFLNFQMEKNQEEEKKMDTTKAIVITKDQIYFSPISSGTLKRRADFVKDIEDL
- the recF gene encoding DNA replication/repair protein RecF; its protein translation is MHINELTLINYRNYCHERVSFENSVNVILGENAQGKTNIMESIYVLGLAKSHRTTRDKELIYWDQEYAKIEGSAEKKTGPFTLSVIISTKGKKVKLNRLEQRKLSEYIGALNIVMFAPEDLTLVKGSPQVRRRFIDMEIGQINSVYLYHLALYQKILQQRNFLLKDMQRKKKDNGVLDILTYQLIENAGKVIMKRFEFVRMLEKWAKPIHKDISRNTEELRIEYKPSIKVSETAELSKIEQVLEENFSKMKEKEIERGTSLIGPHRDDLLFFVNNRDVQTYGSQGQQRTTALSIKMAELELIYEKIGEYPILLLDDVLSELDDYRQSHLLNTIKGKVQTFVTTTSVAGIDHQTLKEASTYMVEKGNIERMK
- the yaaA gene encoding S4 domain-containing protein YaaA; translation: METEVTISSDYITLGKMLKEVGIIDTGGMAKWFLSEHKLFLNNELEARRGKKLFSGDLITIPSHGTFRIVGSES
- the dnaN gene encoding DNA polymerase III subunit beta, which gives rise to MQFVINRDQFVHSVNHVSKAISSRTTVPILTGIKIVADHEGVTLTGSDSNISIECFIPIEEDGIQFVQIVEEGSIILQAKVFAEIVKKLPGDKIEIIVQDQFSTILRSGSSVFNLNGIDPEEYPRLPQIEEENIFQIQNDLLKNIIRQTVFAVSSAETRPILTGVNWQLENKMLTCTATDSHRLALRKATIETNLENLTFKNVVIPGKSLIELSKILEDNNDLLNIVVTENQILFKSKNLLFFSRLLDGNYPATQNMIPDHSKTDVLLETKGFLQAIERALLLSHDGKNNVVNLKTLEDSIIEITSVTPEIGKVTERISTKQLTGEDLRISFNGKNIIDSLKIIDSNEIKISFTGAMSPFLLRPVDHENTLHLFSPVRTY